From a region of the Mercurialis annua linkage group LG1-X, ddMerAnnu1.2, whole genome shotgun sequence genome:
- the LOC126681472 gene encoding uncharacterized protein LOC126681472 has translation MGHSLYHVGEPLVQIAILFIPCESPLACAITLSHHAKLYSSFLLVTEHELSCAFELKGWLNVMCNHQVILLQSIESLKLVLPIEFGAAQPELEDFDFNTFLAGVAALQLNQVQLQAGQVAMQDQYAVLGQIVQQQQPQAGGAAVGGVGTTDRDLVLAYMRLKPTEFDGSGEALDFLEEVEQNARRLQATERQTVVLVEISMKGSAGDWFRGYVHADMATISWAQFVARFRAFFLPFSVTEGHRDRLLSLTRDDRSVSEYTTEFVRLGRFAPDLQTDQERVNNRYVKGLGRDFVSLLTETRRDFTDVVDSARRMESSLLQFGDISGPSQTKKSSGPGQQSGGGSYQSAPSQYKNKKRGVKKSYQPYTYSSGNSGSSRSFGRGNSGGASFPFCQNCRRRHPGECRLAPGGCFTCGQPGHFARECQASGQQMSAASVAQPSYQSQRPAFSTPAGFSQPAASFGGQRGRGSGGRGFGGRGNGGRGSSSYGTGQSSQQQSQGQARVFALTPQDAHASNAVVQDPSTVRTSEANQS, from the exons ATGGGCCATTCTTTGTACCACGTTGGTGAGCCATTAGTTCAAATAGCCATTTTATTCATTCCATGTGAAAGCCCATTGGCTTGTGCCATTACATTATCCCATCACGCCAAATtgtattcttcttttcttttggtTACA GAACATGAGCTGAGTTGTGCTTTTGAATTAAAAGGATGGTTAAATGTCATGTGTAATCACCAAGTTATTTTATTGCAATCAATTGAATCCCTTAAGTTAGTTTTACCTATCGAATTCG gtgcggcacaacctgagttggaggACTTTGACTTCAACACATTTTTGGCTGGAGTTGCTGCTCTACAACTCAACCAAGTTCAGCTGCAGGCGGGACAAGTCGCTATGCAGGATCAATATGCAGTGTTGGGTCAGATTGTTCAGCAgcagcaaccacaggctggtggtgcagcagttggtggtgtcggaaccactgacagagatttggttttggcttacatgaggctgaagccaactgagtttgacggttctggagaagcgctggattttctcgaggaggttgagcagaatgctcggcgacttcaggctactgagcgtcagaccgtcgttctagtcgagatatccatgaagggttcagctggtgACTGGTTTCGTGGCTatgttcatgctgacatggctaccatctcttgggctcagtttgtggcgagattcagagctttcttcttgccgttttcagtgacagagggtcacagagacaggttgctctcacttactagggatgataggtcagtatccgagtaTACGACAGAGTttgtgaggttgggtcggttcgcgccggacttgcagacagatcaggaaagggtgaacaacagatacgtaaaaggcttagggcgcgattttgtgagtttgctgaccgagacacgcagagattttacagacgtagtagacagtgctcggcgtatggagagctcgttactgcagtttggggatatttctggtccttctcagaccaagaagtcttctggccctggacagcagagtggtggtggtagctaccaatcggcaccttctcagtacaagaacaagaagaggggtgtcaagaagagttatcagccgtacacctacagttcaggcaacagcggtagcagccgcagttttgggcgcggtaacagcggaggtgctagttttcctttctgccagaactgcagacgtcgacatccaggcgagtgtcgtttagcaccagggggttgttttacttgtggccagccgggtcacttcgcaagagagtgtcaggcatctgggcagcagatgtctgcAGCTAGCGTtgctcagccatcctatcagagtcagagaccagcgttctctacaccagcagggttttctcaacctgctgcttcttttggtggccagcggggccgaggttctggagggcgtggttttggaggccgtggcaacggcggtagaggttctagcagctatggtaccgggcagagctctcagcagcagagtcagggtcaggccagagtttttgccttgactcctcaggatgctcatgcatctaacgcagtggtgcaag